Proteins co-encoded in one Streptomyces sp. SLBN-31 genomic window:
- a CDS encoding DeoR/GlpR family DNA-binding transcription regulator, protein MDTEERRRGILETARRDGSVDVGQLAVELQVSKETVRRDLNVLERHGLVRRTHGGAHPVESAGFETTLAFRTTMHVPEKSRIAAAAVALLGDAETVYIDEGYTPQLIAAALPRDRPLTVVTASLSTAGALASAENINVLLLGGRVRGGTLATVDHWATRMLSGFAIDLAYVGANGISREYGLTTPDPAVGALKAEVMRVAKRRVFSGVHTKFGAVSFCRFAQVTDFEAIVTDAGLHGSEARRYALLGPQVVQA, encoded by the coding sequence GTGGACACCGAGGAACGAAGACGTGGAATCCTGGAGACGGCACGTCGTGACGGATCCGTCGACGTCGGGCAGCTCGCCGTCGAGCTGCAGGTCTCCAAGGAGACCGTGAGGCGTGACCTCAACGTGCTGGAGAGGCACGGGCTGGTCCGGCGCACGCACGGCGGCGCGCATCCCGTGGAGAGCGCGGGTTTCGAGACCACGCTCGCCTTCCGAACCACCATGCACGTCCCCGAGAAGTCCCGGATCGCGGCCGCCGCGGTCGCACTCCTGGGCGACGCCGAAACCGTCTACATCGACGAGGGCTACACCCCGCAGCTCATCGCCGCCGCCCTTCCCCGCGACCGGCCACTGACCGTGGTCACCGCCTCGCTGTCCACCGCCGGCGCCCTGGCATCCGCCGAGAACATCAACGTCCTGCTGCTCGGCGGGCGGGTGCGCGGCGGCACGCTGGCCACCGTCGACCACTGGGCCACCCGCATGCTGTCCGGCTTCGCCATCGACCTGGCGTACGTCGGCGCGAACGGCATCTCCCGCGAGTACGGACTCACCACTCCCGACCCCGCGGTCGGCGCCCTGAAGGCCGAGGTCATGCGGGTCGCCAAACGCCGGGTGTTCTCCGGCGTCCACACCAAGTTCGGTGCCGTCAGCTTCTGCCGTTTCGCGCAGGTCACCGACTTCGAGGCCATCGTCACCGACGCGGGACTGCACGGTTCCGAGGCCCGCCGCTACGCACTGCTGGGCCCCCAGGTCGTCCAGGCCTGA
- a CDS encoding aldo/keto reductase has protein sequence MRRNRLGKSDVQVTELGFGGGPLGGLFAPLDDETAAEALEAAWDSGIRYFDTSPHYGIGHSERRIGGLLRGKPRAEATLSTKVGRLLVPQDPAGRMDEVFAVPATHRRVWDFSRDGVRRSVEDSLERMGVDRIDLLLLHDAEEHFEDALNEGLPALAELRAQGVVGAIGAGMYHPGKLTRLVEESDVDVVMLSGRYTLLDQSALDELLPACVDRGVSVLAASIFNSGLLATARPSQGATFDYAPAAPQMIERAHRLADICEAHGLTLPALAMAFPLLHPAVAGIVVGMRTADEVRRNIAAFTSEIPNGVWDDLRGEGLLDERAPAQA, from the coding sequence ATGAGGCGGAACCGGCTCGGAAAGAGCGACGTGCAGGTCACGGAACTGGGCTTCGGAGGCGGTCCTCTAGGCGGCCTGTTCGCCCCGCTGGACGACGAGACCGCCGCGGAGGCACTCGAGGCGGCCTGGGACAGCGGAATCCGCTACTTCGACACCTCACCGCACTACGGGATCGGACACTCCGAACGCCGCATCGGCGGGTTACTGCGCGGCAAGCCGCGCGCGGAGGCGACCTTGTCGACAAAGGTCGGCAGGCTGCTGGTCCCGCAGGACCCGGCGGGCCGGATGGACGAGGTCTTCGCGGTGCCCGCCACCCACCGTCGAGTGTGGGACTTCTCGCGGGACGGGGTGCGGCGCAGCGTGGAGGACTCGCTCGAGCGCATGGGCGTCGACCGTATCGACCTGCTGCTTCTGCACGACGCGGAGGAGCACTTCGAGGATGCGTTGAACGAGGGCTTGCCGGCCCTCGCCGAGCTGCGCGCCCAGGGAGTGGTCGGCGCGATCGGCGCAGGCATGTACCACCCCGGCAAGCTGACCCGGCTGGTCGAGGAGTCGGACGTCGATGTGGTGATGCTGTCCGGCCGTTACACGCTCCTGGACCAGAGCGCCCTGGACGAGTTGCTGCCCGCATGCGTGGATCGAGGTGTCTCGGTTCTCGCGGCCTCGATCTTCAACTCGGGTCTGCTCGCCACGGCCCGCCCCTCGCAGGGGGCCACCTTCGACTACGCTCCCGCCGCTCCGCAGATGATCGAGCGCGCTCACCGCCTCGCAGACATCTGCGAAGCACATGGCCTGACACTCCCGGCCCTGGCCATGGCCTTCCCCCTGCTCCACCCGGCCGTCGCGGGCATCGTGGTCGGCATGCGCACCGCGGACGAAGTACGGCGCAACATAGCGGCCTTCACCTCGGAGATCCCGAACGGGGTCTGGGACGACCTGCGAGGCGAAGGCCTTCTGGACGAGCGGGCCCCGGCGCAGGCCTGA